The genomic region gacaaaaaaaaaaacacccaaGGTTTTATTGTTTTTAAGATGTAATGGAACAAGGCACCCTGCCTGTGAAAGTGATCTTGAAGATAAACAAGAAAATGTCGGAAAAGGTCTTGCCTGATTTATTTTCATTCCGTCTTTGAGCTAGCTACTCCAGCCGTCCCGCCCCCCAGGATTTCAGTCCTACAAGCGTGCTCTTGAACTTTGGACCTTTCTCTTTTAATGAGATACCCTATCATTGAAAATGCAGGTGTGAGACCAGAGTCAATATTTGGCTTCTCGGTGGAAGAAAAGCTGATAATTTATCGAGGAGTTCAATAATATGTCTGggagtgttgtgtgtttgtctgggagtggtgtgtgtttgtctgggagtggtgtgtgtttgtctgggagtggtgtgtgtttgtctgggagtggtgtgtgtttgggagTGTTGCGTGTTTGTTTGGGAGTGTTGCGTGTTTGTTTGGGAGTGTTGCGTGTTTGTCTGagagtgttgtgtgtttgtctgggagagttgtgtgtttgtctgaaggagtggtgtgtgtttgtctgggaGAGTTGTGTGTTTGGGAGTGTTGCGTGTTTGTTTGggagtgttgtgtgtttgtctgggagtgttgtgtgtttgtctgagagtgttgtgtgtttgtctgaaggagtggtgtgtgtttgtctgggaGAGTTGTGTGTTTGAaggagtggtgtgtgtttgtctgggagtgttgtgtgtttgtctgaaggagtggtgtgtgtttgtctgggagtggtgtgtgtttgtctgaaggagtggtgtgtgtttgtctgaaggagtggtgtgtgtttgtctgaaggagtggtgtgtgtttgtctgaaggAGTGGTGTGTTTGTCTGGGAgagttgtgtgtttgtctgaagGAGTGTTGTTTGTCTGAAGGAGTGATGTGTGTTTGTCTGGGAGAGTTGTGTGTTTGAaggagtggtgtgtgtttgtctgggagtgttgtgtgtttgtctgaaggagtggtgtgtgtttgtcttggagtgttgtgtgtttgtctgaaggagtggtgtgtgtttgtctgggagtgttgtgtgtttgtctgaaggagtggtgtgtgtttgtctgggaGTGTTGTGTGTTAGGGGTTGAGTCAGGGAGCTCTCCATCTTGTCAGTGTTACCTCCCTGGAGATGGGTGTCTTAGCCTCCCCCTCACACACAAATGCGCTGCATCGACAAACACAGGCAGGAGCACAGCTGGTACCACTAACCAGGCTTtgacagtgacagacagatgGGAGGGATGGTGCAATGTGACAGCCTGTCCAGTATTCTCCCACTCACTGTTTCAGACAGACATAATACATGGAAGAGCGAGAACTCTCATCGACCTTCACTTCACTGCTTTCACCTCTGATTTGTAGTATCAGTGGTGGGAAAGGTACCCAGTTGTcatgcttgagtaaaagtcaaggTACCTTAGTTGAAAATGACTCaggtaaaagtgagtcacccagtaaaatggtacttgagtaaaagtctaaaagtatttggtatGCGTGAAtagaaccattttcctgtcctgcttaaGCATCCAAAATAtaaggagtacttttgggtgtcagagaaaatgtatggagtaaaaagtacattattttctttaggaatatagtgaagtaaaagtattgaaaactataaatagtaaagtaaattacatataccccaaaaaaacgactttagtactttaaagtatttttacttaagtactttacaccactgtgtagCAGCCACCTAGCCTGAAATCCAGAACCTGTTTAGCTAAATTTCCACTCCTTCAAATCCAATCACATCAAATTACATTTTTAacatgccccgaatacaacaagtgtttacttacaagcccttagctCTATTTCTCGAACTACATCGtttggttaagaaaatatttactaaataaactaaagttttaaaaaattctAAAATGTGACACAAAATAAAAATAACGAGATTATATACAGGAtataccagtaccgagtcaatgtgtgggggtacaggttagctgaggtcatttgtacatgtaggtaggggtaaagtgactatgcatagataataaacagcgagtggggggacagagagaacagtctcacTATACATTTGTTCGGTCTCCTAagggggaaaaggcattgtcGTCTTCgtgtgtttggacaatgatagtttgttggtgatgtggacaccaaggaacttgaaactctctgTACTCTGTGTCATGTGATCATGACAAGAAGTGGAATGATAACTCAAACCGACTGGACTAGATGATGTACAGAAACCATTTTTGCAACAGAGTCCTCATCAGATCTTACACTGGAGAAGTTGATTGGGTGTAATTACGTGTCCGTGATCTTTCAGGGCCAGAGCAGCTTTGTCAGATGGAAAGTCCTCTGGGTCACTGCTGCTTAGTAACCAGCACAGTCCCACAGCAGGTGATGCTGTTCATTAATGTGAACAGTGGAACATGGGCACAGCACATTCATAATAGAGGAATGTGAccgaacaacaacaaccatggaTTCTATACCAGTGTAGGTTTGTGTCCTGTGGAATTAATGCAGACTAGGCTATACAAAAGGGCACAACACTGGTATTTTTGTGGTTCCAATGGAATCTGGTCACAGATCATTAAAATGGACACCATTTGCCCCGAGAAAAATAAGTGCCGACGTATGTGGACACGTGCACGTgcaaacatctcattacaaaatcatgggcattaatatggagttggtcccacctttgctgctataacagcctacactcttctggaAAGATTTatactagatgttggtacattgctgcggggacttacttccattcagccacaagagcaatagtgaggtcaggcactgatgttgggtgattcggcctggctcgcagtctgcgttccaattcatcccaaaggtgttcgatgaggttgaggtcagggcgctgtgcaggccagtcaagttcttccacaccgaacCCAACAAACCGTTTCTTTatggagcattgtcatgctgaaataggaaagggccttccccaaacagttgtcacaaagttggaaggaCAGAATCCTCTAGAATGTATTTGTGTATTTGTACAGTGCCtctggaaattattcagaccccttgactttttctacattttgttacgttacagccttattctaaaattgattaaatgaacaagtttcctcagcaatctacacgcacctccccataatgacaaagtgaaaacaggtttttagaaatgtataaaaacatttaaaaaatggataccttatttacataagtattcagacccttagctaTGAGactttgagctcaggtgcatcctgtttccattgatcatccttatcatgtttcttcaacttgattgtagtccacctgtggtaaattcaattgattggacatgatttggaaagaaacacacctgtctatagaatttcccacagttgacagtgcatgtcagagcaaaaaccaagccatgaggttgaaggaattgtccgtgagGGTGAGGGACagctaacagcttactacacaacatacacttagtattactttcttggCTACAGTATAAGTATCTCCCTAGCATATTACTtgatttatgcagcagcatagaatacatttttggactcaccttgttgtgctgtgctcacttgaacaggaaggtggcgcagcGGTTCTTCTTCTATGCTCTAGAAAGAGGCAAGAGCTCTCGatttggaattccgagttggatgaccattcagaATCGTTTTCTGTATTTTCTAAGacgtcttgaactcactgaagtctgagatttcccagttccgagtttccagaTGTCTTGAAcgtggcagaagtcatgctggattgacagcatggccaatgtactCAAACtttaccaattggatatcacgaaattggggagaaaaagggggtcatttttttacattttatttcaaaggataaacattcaaatGCAACGCCATGGACCAGAACTTATGATCTTGTCACATCGCTGCAACTTGTTTTTGTCCAGTGGCCGATAAGCAATGATACATGTTATTGATAATTTTTCATCaaatgacaaggattgaaaaggatttgccattagattgtcaacttgattcatgaagatgactgcttgtctagcttgctagctaacattttgaaagtatgatgttgacatgtccagtacaatcaaagctacggtagatatgtGATTTGACGTTATTTTATCTGTGACCAAtcaccttgagtcttcttggatggacagttctaatgtaactctatggcagcacccaagggacCTGAATGTCTAGCTCTACCTGTAGATTTTGCGCTGACGTAGtgtcccatgagtgacagaacactgagccaatcacggcacaaTAAGAGAACATcaccaacccctacgctctgtattttacgatagctgccccaccaccacggaaagcactgagctaggctgaaacacctgcattttggagctgccttactcaagaaagcaaaaaatgAAAAGGCAAATGAGATGCCTAGTCAGTTGAACAACTGAATtatttcaactgaaatgtgtcttccacaggCTACCTGtcgagaccatgtttgtatgcggctttattaactttTTAAAAATACATTGTTTACAAATGATATGTGatacgtattaatgccaaaaaaactctgccccacctgccctgaatgatgaGTCGCCACTGGATGgctgtgtggctgaaatagccgaatgcaCTAATTTGacggggtgtccacatacttttgtatgtatagtgtatatgGAATAGTCTTGAGTTCATTGATTTCATTTGCGCAATTGACAAGTCTTGCCATTTGCATCAGAGCTAGAGCACATAGGCTTACTACAATCATGTTGTTGATTACAGGTTTTAAAACGAAAGATTTGTATAATAGATTTAGTCTCTACCCCCGGCTTATTCATACAGTAATTTCAACTCCTGGTAATAAATGTTGGTGTTGTTTTTTTAGTTTTATTTCCCGTTTCTTTGCATACATCCATCATGACTCTTGATTGGTCATATGAATCAAAGTGAAGATTGCTTACAACTTTAAGGTGAAAGATCCGATTGAACTCCGCACGACTCCTCGATTTCCCCACAATGCATCACGCGCGAGCCTGAGTCCACTGGCTGTGGTGCTGAAGCGGCGCATGCCGGGGGCTCGAGCGCAGACACACAATCGAAGGCATCCTCTCGCGCGATAGTCAAAAATAGATAGAAGAGGGCTTGCAATTCAGGAATCAGTTCGTTTCAGCATTGGCATGTCTGGCCAATTATTTGTGATTTTTATATAAAATACAATTTACGGTAGTCTGAATTTGTGTAAGCTGTTTTGATAGCTTATTGCCTATTTGCGCGGTGCGTGCTAGGTTTTTATTCTCTCGCTCTCATCTGTATTGTTGTTGCCTGCCTGTCTCGCGCGTTCTTTATGCACAGCACGCCGCTCCAGTCCTCTCGGAGTAAATAGACCTTCGTCGGAACAGCATGGCCCGGTCCAGTCGCGGCcactgagagagatggaagcAAAACAGCACTCCATAAAGAGCCTAAAGAGCTACCCAGAGGCGGGGGGCCGGAGCCTGGCGGGGGACGTCGGCGTTGGAGGAGGGTGTCTTGCCGGCTCGGCACAGATGGAGATGGAGGCAAACATACAGAAATCCATTGACTTCAAGGTGGAGGGTCACCGCTGCTACAAGGAGAAGAAATTCCGGGAAGCGATAGGGAAATACCACCGGGCTCTGCTGCAGCTGAAAGGGGTGCATTTAGTGGATGAAAGCACGGACTCCGAGGTCAACCTCCTGAGCCAAGCCGCGGTCAAGCTGACGGAAGAGCAGCGGAGAACCGTGGAGATCACGGAGATCGAGTGCTACGACAGCTTGACAGGTGAGGAGTAGCTAGCCTAGTCAGTGTTGTTGCTCAGCGTCGCGGGTCTTGAGCATGGACAGCTCGTATACTGAGATTCTGCCATTGTTCGTTCCGGTTCACGGGGTTAGGAAGGAACTCGTTTAGACAATTAGCAAGTGTCAAGCATAATTTCCGCTGCTGTGAGGCCTGTATGAGGTTGGGTAATAAGAACAGGcttaataatacattaatagcTGGCGCTTTGCACGGTGGACAGCGCAATGGAGCTGAATATAGACGGGTAGATGGCGAATGTGTCCATATTTTTCATTGTGATATTCCTGTCCGTTCAACGTGAAATGTATTGCCATTCTCGATTAATGCAGACATTTTTATCTCGATATAAAATAATTTCCTTACTGTGATttttttcaataaaaaaaatggtcTAAAATGAACTAAAACAGCTTCTTAGCATAGAGGAATTCGTCAAGCAATAATTTTTCTAGGACTGTCTGGTAGTGGTTTGAGTGGAGTGGAAAAAActaaaactagctgttattgacagagaggtttggaactctgttTCTTATTGTTCTATTAACTAATGTACCGTCTAacgatgtcaccaggcaggccaaaactccatcccaccaaaacaggctgtcatttcaggcagtcttttcaaacagctctttcacCATAAGGGCTTTATCATTTTCAAAATGtgacagtattattccaacctcatagtgtggaaatgtatataaaacagAGGAAAATTACAtctttgactgcactgggccctAATCATTATTTTATAAGTAACCGGCACAAAGGTTAATTATAATACATTTATAGAGTTGTTTTTGCCTCAAGCCATGTCTTCCTCTTGTGATTCTTATCAAGTTTTTTTTCCactgtctatctctctttgtTGTGCTCCATTCAAGTACATTTTTTGCTTCTCTTGATTTGATGGTAATCAGCTGTGGTCAGTGGAAAGGCTATATTAGCAGGAGTGAAGAGGTGTACATCCTGTGGAAAAGGGACACAAATACACAGTGGGAGCCTGGGGGTTATATGCTGCCATATCATCCAACACATGATTCCTCCCACAGTGCAGCTGTGTTGTTGCAAAAACAGTTCACATGCTCTGAGGTGGAAAAACATGGCCTGGAACATCCCAGTTTACAGGTGAAATCTGTCTAAATGGATCCTAAAATGACctcacaaatacaagtaataTGCCACTATGGCTGCATTtccacaggcagcccaattctgatattatACTCAATTATTgacaaaagagctgatctgattggtcaaaagaccaattagtgaaaatatcagaattgagctgcctgtgtaaacacagctaGTGAATTGAAACTCACAACACTTTTTATGGTTAGAATAATTGACAATATTAGTATTTTCATGTCAGCATTGTCATGTCTGGTCATCAAGGTTAATCCCTCTATCAAACCATCCACAAGTGTCAGTTAAATAGGCTATGTATGTGTAATGTAATTTGAAAAGATAAACTGATATTTTACTCAGAATCTTAAAATCTCTAACAATGAGATTTGAGTAAAGCTGAGCTTACAGATATTTGTTATTGGTAGTGCTTTGAGTAAGAAACAGGATCATCTATTCAATAGATGTGAGATTAAGAGATTGCCTACTGCCAGATAATCTATGAAACAGATGTATGAGATTAGATTTTTAACAGATACAGTAGTCTGTCTGGCACATGTGAGTTGGCCTATAGGAGATTAGATGTGTCTGTGGGTCTAATGATGACAATATAAATATTGTTTACCACGGTGACAGTAGTCTGTCTACATGAGAGTATGGCTAAAATGTTACGTAATGCATTGTGAAATCtatttatttaaataaaataaataaaaataataattttaggggtggatcagcttaatattgtggaaagattgttgcttccatcaatgtaattgtctgcaacatttccaatcccccatatcttttttggtaaatatatatatccatatacatacatgtatgcatacatatacagttggaagtttacatacaccttagccaaatacatttaaactcagtttttcacaattcctgacatttaatcccagtaaaaaattccctgtcttaggtcagttaggatcaccactttatttttagaatgtgaattgtcagaataatagtagagaatgatttatttcatattttatttctttcatcacattcccagtggctcagaagtttacatatactcaattagtatttggtagcattgcctttaaattgtttaacttgggtcaaacgttgggtgaattttggcccattcctcctgacagagctggtgtaactgagtcaggtttgtaggcctccttgctcgcacatgctttttcagttctgcccacacattttctataggattgaggtcagggctttgtgatggcctctccaatacattgactttgttgtccttaggcctttttgccacaactttggaagtatgcttggggtcattgtccatttggaagacccatttgtgaccaagctgtaacttcctgactgatgtcttgagatgtgcactttatatggatatattgaagcaaccagtccctcctgcagcaaagcaccccgacaacatgatgctgccacccccgtacttcacggttgggattgtgttcttcggcttgcaagcatccccctttttcctccaaacaaaacgatggtcattatggtcaaacagttctatttttgtttcatcagaccagaggacatttctccagatagtacaatctttgtccccatgtgcaattcaaactgtagtctggcttttttatggcagttttgaagcagtggcttcttccttgctgagtggcctttcagcttatgtcgatataggattcgttttactgtggatatagatacttttgtacctctttcctccagcatcttcacaagatcctttgctgttctgggattgatttgcacatttcgcaccaaagtaagttaatctctaggagacagaatgcgtctcctttctgagcgttatgatggctgcatggtcccatggtgtttatacttgcgcactattgtttgtacagatgaacgtggtaccttcaggcgtttggaaattgctccaggggatgaaccagacttgtggaggtctacaattctttttccggggtcttggctgatttcttttgatttgtcaagcgaagaggcgaagatgtcaagcaaagaggcactgagtttgaaggtaggccttgaaatacatccacaggtagacctccaattgactcacatgatgtcaattagcctatcagaagcttctaaagccatgacatcattttctggaattttccaagctgtttaaaggtacagtcaacttagtgtatgttctgacccactggaattctgacccactggaattgtgatacggtgaattttaagtgaaataatctgtctgtaaacaatttggctaaggtgtatataaacttccgacttcaaatgtatatacatacacatacctatataaatatacatacttttttttagaatatacctttattattgtGAAATATATTTGGTGAGTgatatacttaagcaataaggcccgaggtggtgtggtatatggccaatataccacagctgagggctgttcttaggcacgataCATCggggagtgcctggacacagcctttagccgtggtatatcggCCATATATCaaaaacccccgaggtgccttattgctattctaaactggttaccaacgtaattagagctgtaaaaaaaaacatgttttgtcataccctgTTGTTAAACGGTCTGATATActatggctgtcagccaatcagcattcagggctagaaccacccagtttataatatgatATAATTTATGGTGCTGTATTGTTCAATCTGTTGACTATCTACGAGGATTCAGCACCCTATTATTTAGAAGAATCTATAAGATATTCTAACAAACAGTTAACATGAAAACATAAAATGGGTTAAAGGCAGGCTGGGTTGCTCTGGTGCTGGCTGTGTCTCCCTGTGGTCTGTCTCCGCTGGGTCCTGGCTCAACTGGCGTGACAGGCTGAAGGTCGCCTCTCTCGGCCCCGTCTTATGACCCTCTAGCCTGGGCCCTGTGGGGGAGCTACCCTGGCGGaaaggagaaatagagaggaaggtaggaggatggaaagagaggttaagagacagggagagtaaacgagagcaggagagagagaagtagaggaagaAGGAAGAGGGAAAGCAAGGTCAGTGGGTGATGAGGGGCATATTCACCATGGCAACGATCACTGGGCCTTTTCCTGTTGTTATTCTCGTGTCCATCACAGCATTCTGCTCTCACCTCTCACAATAACAAAGATTGTTTGATTTATTTTGTGACCTCTCCCTCAATCTGTGTTTCATTTTAGATTGGGGAAAAAATACAATATGCGTACACATTTCATAAGACTGGAGACCTCTCCACCCTACCAACAGTCTGGCTACCCAGAGTCCTGCTGGACAGAAGGGGGGCGTGTCGTGTTGAGTTAGGCAGCATTTTGATTGGCCAGCTGTCTTAGTTTCAGACGCATGATACAGGGGCAACAGAGTGGGCAGCCTCACCTCcagcgcctgtgtgtgtgtgtgcttgtgggtGATTCTGTTTGTCCCAGCGATCGTTCCTCTGAAGAACAGCAGCCTGTCTGATATGGAGAAGGGTGGGGGTACACAGATTGCTTCTCGCCCTGCCATTATCACAGTGCCGATGCTgacattgctgtgtgtgtgttgtctgttttaTGTACAGGGATGTGCAAGCTCATTTTGCGTGTGTGCGTGCTAGACTTTTGTTACGACAAGGACAGGACTATTGTCTGTCTTGTGCCAGCCACAGCACCCTTTTAAATCACTTGGCTACCCGGACAAAGGCGGCCCAGAAATATTCACTAAATGCAGCGATTTTGCCGTCAGCATGGCGCAGACAGCGATTGTGTTTGAGACAGAGATCCAAGACAGGTGATGGGAGAGAAGCCGACATCAAAGGAGACAAGTAATGATAGAAAGAGACAAGAGGAGGAAACTGTGTGCGAacgacaaaaacaataaagaaccGCATACGGCTGTGATGGCGGTTTGGGAGAAAGAATATATActgaaaaaagagagggagagagagtaacagaaaaatggaggtgtgtgtgtacagtgttgtTACCTGATTCTTGTATGAGAGAGAGCTATTGAGATGAATGGCCTATTTGCCGTCGCCCTTGTTAAAAGAGCCAACATGCTGTTTCCCCATGGGGCTGTGGTACTGTTTCTAAGTGGGTTACACCAGGCTGTAGACGCTCTGGAAATGGTGCTGCAACACGTTGTCCAGAGGGAGACCGTCAGCCACGCAGGTTGACCGCTTTTGGGATGAATCATGTTCCGCAGGcagcacacccacccacccacccaaaccACATGCTGTGCTCACAAATACATATGATAACAGCCAATATACTAACAGTTTTCCAACTGTTCATTTCGTACATGGCACTCAAAGCACTTCCCTAGAATGAGATCCTATGAGCGAAAGAtgttgaaaataagtattttcaacGTCTTCTGCTGACTGGGGAGGAAGACTATGAAAACAGCAGGAAGCAGTTGCTGGATTATTAGATCATTTTAAACAATACAGATTGCTTATTCAGATAAAGAGAGGTCTGCTGTAGAGAACAGACGTCAGTACTAACTCCTTTTGTTGGGGAGATTGAA from Oncorhynchus keta strain PuntledgeMale-10-30-2019 chromosome 18, Oket_V2, whole genome shotgun sequence harbors:
- the LOC118396812 gene encoding tetratricopeptide repeat protein 9A-like isoform X1, which encodes MEAKQHSIKSLKSYPEAGGRSLAGDVGVGGGCLAGSAQMEMEANIQKSIDFKVEGHRCYKEKKFREAIGKYHRALLQLKGVHLVDESTDSEVNLLSQAAVKLTEEQRRTVEITEIECYDSLTDKGKKPAEWRTEKDTKTLACLLQSELVNYERVKEYCLKVLGYQRDHFKAMYRAGIACYHLGDYDCALRYLRDAKHREPSDTNVLRYIQLTEMKMNREGQRERESGKEALG
- the LOC118396812 gene encoding tetratricopeptide repeat protein 9B-like isoform X2; translated protein: MEAKQHSIKSLKSYPEAGGRSLAGDVGVGGGCLAGSAQMEMEANIQKSIDFKVEGHRCYKEKKFREAIGKYHRALLQLKGVHLVDESTDSEVNLLSQAAVKLTEEQRRTVEITEIECYDSLTACLLQSELVNYERVKEYCLKVLGYQRDHFKAMYRAGIACYHLGDYDCALRYLRDAKHREPSDTNVLRYIQLTEMKMNREGQRERESGKEALG